In Apus apus isolate bApuApu2 chromosome 27, bApuApu2.pri.cur, whole genome shotgun sequence, the following proteins share a genomic window:
- the PYGO2 gene encoding LOW QUALITY PROTEIN: pygopus homolog 2 (The sequence of the model RefSeq protein was modified relative to this genomic sequence to represent the inferred CDS: deleted 2 bases in 2 codons) has translation MAAPHAEKLEGGVPAPPPPPGPPHPAGGAAAGGPGRKQGKAGLQMKSPEKKRRKSNTQGPAYSHLSEFAPPPTPMVDHLVASNPFEDDFGAPKVGAAAAPFLGSPVPFGGFRVQGGMSPQVPPGYGGGPQPLRRQPPPFAPGQMGPAFSMPPQNSPYGQPGAMSFPAQPFGQPLGQNFSPPTGQLMQGPVGGFGPMISPSMGQPPRGDMGPGPALNAPPGGPAVAQRFSQPGNLFGQSPMQRPGQNMPPLPPAASPFPGADPGSFPTSSEEGGKTLNPPTSTFTQEQHSGSPAAVNGAQPNFPPPSTARGTGTPETNSLPPPPPGKAGGGSGHQPPPGLVYPCGACRNEVNDDQDAILCEASCQKWFHRECTGMTENAYGLLTTEASAVWACDFCLKTKEIQSVYVREGMGQLVAANDG, from the exons ATGGCGGCCCCGCACGCCGAGAAGCTGGAGGGAGGCGTCCCGGCtccgccgcccccgccggggCCCCCCCATCCCGCGGGCGGAGCCGCCGCCGGCGGGCCCGGCCGCAAGCAGGGGAAGGCAG GGCTGCAGATGAAGAGCCCCGAGAAGAAGCGGCGCAAATCCAACACGCAG GGCCCCGCCTACTCGCACCTCTCGGAGTTCGCCCCGCCGCCCACCCCCATGGTTGACCATCTGGTGGCCTCCAACCCCTTCGAGGATGACTTCGGGGCCCCTAAAGTGGGGGCGGCCGCCGCccccttcctgggcagcccCGTCCCCTTCGGAGGTTTCCGCGTCCAGGGGGGGATGTCGCCGCAAGTGCCCCCCGGTTACGGCGGGGGCCCCCAGCCTCTGCGGCGGCAGCCCCCCCCCTTCGCCCCTGGGCAGATGGGCCCGGCTTTCAGCATGCCCCCCCAGAACTCCCCCTACGGCCAGCCCGGGGCCATGAGCTTCCCGGCGCAGCCCTTCGGGCAGCCCCTCGGACAGAACTTCAGCCCCCCCACGGGACAGCTCATGCAGGGGCCCGTGGGGGGCTTCGGGCCTATGATCTCCCCCTCCAtggggcagcccccccgggggGACATGGGCCCCGGGCCGGCCCTTAATGCCCCCCCCGGGGGGCCAGCAGTGGCTCAGCGCTTCAGCCAGCCTGGCAACCTCTTTGGACAGTCGCCCATGCAGCGCCCGGGGCAGAACatgccccctctgccccctgctgccagccccttccctggggctGACCCCGGCAGCTTCCCCACCAGCAGCGAGGAGGGGGGCAAGACCCTCAACCCCCCCACCAGCACCTTCACCCAGGAGCAGCACTCGGGTTCCCCCGCCGCCGTCAACGGGGCCCAGCccaatttc cccccccccagcaccgcCCGTGGCACCGGCACCCCCGAAACCAACAGcctccccccaccaccccccgGCAAAGCGGGCGGGGGGTCAGGGCAccag cccccccccgggctggTGTACCCCTGCGGGGCCTGTCGCAACGAGGTCAACGACGACCAGGACGCCATCCTGTGCGAGGCCTCCTGCCAGAAGTGGTTCCACCGGGAGTGCACCGGGATGACAGAGAACGCCTACGGGCTGCTCACCACCGAGGCCTCCGCCGTCTGGGCCTGCGACTTCTGCCTCAAGACCAAGGAGATCCAGTCGGTCTACGTCCGGGAGGGCATGGGACAGCTGGTGGCTGCCAATGATGGCTGA
- the SHC1 gene encoding SHC-transforming protein 1 isoform X2, whose amino-acid sequence MEYVDMNKLSCGKKTRVEGGQLGGDEWTRHGSFVNKPTRGWLHPDDKVMGPGVSYHVRYMGCVEVLQSMRALDFNTRTQVTREAIGLVCEAVPGAKGAVRRRKPCGRSLNSILGKSNLKFAGMPITLTISTSSLNLMASDCKQIIANHHMQSISFASGGDPDTAEYVAYVAKDPVNQRACHILECPEGLAQDVISTIGQAFELRFKQYLKNPPKLVTPHDRMAGFDGSAWDEEEEEPASDHQYYNDFPGKEPPIGGVVDMRLRDGAAQTPNHLGATLPVGQVSSGEYDPRKQHPPAQGASGRTDLFDDPSYVNVQNMDKTRQASATGTPATANGSAQRDLFDMKPFEDALRVPTSVPMGLPPAQVVASMEEQLRREPWYHGKMNRKEAEKLLKVNGDFLVRESTTTPGQYVLTGLQGGQPKHLLLVDPEGVVRTKDHRFESVSHLISYHMDNHLPIISAGSEMCLQQPVERRL is encoded by the exons ATGGAGTACGTG GATATGAACAAGCTGAGCTGCGGGAAGAAGACGCGGGTGGAAGGGGGCCAGTTGGGGGGGGACGAATGGACCCGCCACGGCAGCTTCGTCAATAAACCCACCCGCGGCTGGCTGCACCCTGATGACAAGGTCATGGGCCCCGGGGTCTCCTACCACGTCCGG TACATGGGCTGCGTGGAGGTCCTTCAGTCCATGAGGGCTTTGGATTTCAACACCAGGACGCAGGTCACCAG GGAGGCCATCGGGCTGGTGTGCGAGGCCGTGCCTGGTGCCAAGGGAGCCGTGCGGAGGAGGAAG ccctgtggcCGCTCCCtcaactccatcctgggcaaGAGCAACCTGAAGTTTGCTGGCATGCCCATCACCCTGACCATCTCCACCAGCAGCCTCAACCTCATGGCTTCTGACTGCAAGCAG ATCATTGCCAACCACCACATGCAGTCCATCTCCTTTGCCTCGGGGGGAGACCCG GACACAGCCGAGTACGTCGCCTACGTTGCCAAAGACCCCGTCAACCAGAGAG cctgccacATCCTGGAGTGCCCTGAGGGCCTGGCGCAGGATGTTATCAGCACCATCGGACAGGCCTTTGAGCTGCGCTTCAAGCAGTACCTGAAGAACCCCCCAAAGCTGGTGACACCCCATGACAG GATGGCCGGGTTTGATGGTTCTGCctgggatgaggaagaggaggaaccAGCCTCTGATCACCAGTACTACAACGACTTCCCTGGCAAGGAGCCTCCCATCGGGGGGGTCGTGGACATGCGGCTGCGAGATGGGGCTGCTCAGACCCCCAATCACCTGGGGGCCACGCTG CCTGTTGGCCAGGTGTCCAGCGGGGAGTACGACCCCCGGAAGCAGCACCCTCCTGCCCAAG GTGCCTCAGGCCGTACGGACCTGTTTGATGACCCGTCCTACGTCAACGTGCAGAACATGGACAAGACGCGCCAAGCGTCGGCCACGGGCACCCCCGCCACAGCCAACGGCAGCGCCCAGAGGGACCTCTTTGACATGA agccctttGAAGACGCCCTGCGTGTCCCCACATCCGTGCCCATGGggctgccccctgcccaggtGGTGGCCTCcatggaggagcagctgagacgGGAGCCCTGGTACCACGGGAAGATGAACCGCAAGGAGGCCGAGAAGCTTCTGAAGGTGAACGGAGATTTCCTGGTGCGGGAGAGCACCACCACCCCGGGCCAGTACGTGCTGACCGGCCTGCAGGGCGGGCAGCCCAAGCACCTCCTGCTCGTCGATCCCGAGGGAGTG GTGCGGACCAAAGACCACCGCTTCGAGAGCGTCAGCCACCTCATCAGCTACCACATGGACAATCACCTGCCCATCATCTCTGCCGGCAGCGAgatgtgcctgcagcagccagtggAGAGGAGACTGTGA
- the SHC1 gene encoding SHC-transforming protein 1 isoform X3 has product MNKLSCGKKTRVEGGQLGGDEWTRHGSFVNKPTRGWLHPDDKVMGPGVSYHVRYMGCVEVLQSMRALDFNTRTQVTREAIGLVCEAVPGAKGAVRRRKPCGRSLNSILGKSNLKFAGMPITLTISTSSLNLMASDCKQIIANHHMQSISFASGGDPDTAEYVAYVAKDPVNQRACHILECPEGLAQDVISTIGQAFELRFKQYLKNPPKLVTPHDRMAGFDGSAWDEEEEEPASDHQYYNDFPGKEPPIGGVVDMRLRDGAAQTPNHLGATLPVGQVSSGEYDPRKQHPPAQGASGRTDLFDDPSYVNVQNMDKTRQASATGTPATANGSAQRDLFDMKPFEDALRVPTSVPMGLPPAQVVASMEEQLRREPWYHGKMNRKEAEKLLKVNGDFLVRESTTTPGQYVLTGLQGGQPKHLLLVDPEGVVRTKDHRFESVSHLISYHMDNHLPIISAGSEMCLQQPVERRL; this is encoded by the exons ATGAACAAGCTGAGCTGCGGGAAGAAGACGCGGGTGGAAGGGGGCCAGTTGGGGGGGGACGAATGGACCCGCCACGGCAGCTTCGTCAATAAACCCACCCGCGGCTGGCTGCACCCTGATGACAAGGTCATGGGCCCCGGGGTCTCCTACCACGTCCGG TACATGGGCTGCGTGGAGGTCCTTCAGTCCATGAGGGCTTTGGATTTCAACACCAGGACGCAGGTCACCAG GGAGGCCATCGGGCTGGTGTGCGAGGCCGTGCCTGGTGCCAAGGGAGCCGTGCGGAGGAGGAAG ccctgtggcCGCTCCCtcaactccatcctgggcaaGAGCAACCTGAAGTTTGCTGGCATGCCCATCACCCTGACCATCTCCACCAGCAGCCTCAACCTCATGGCTTCTGACTGCAAGCAG ATCATTGCCAACCACCACATGCAGTCCATCTCCTTTGCCTCGGGGGGAGACCCG GACACAGCCGAGTACGTCGCCTACGTTGCCAAAGACCCCGTCAACCAGAGAG cctgccacATCCTGGAGTGCCCTGAGGGCCTGGCGCAGGATGTTATCAGCACCATCGGACAGGCCTTTGAGCTGCGCTTCAAGCAGTACCTGAAGAACCCCCCAAAGCTGGTGACACCCCATGACAG GATGGCCGGGTTTGATGGTTCTGCctgggatgaggaagaggaggaaccAGCCTCTGATCACCAGTACTACAACGACTTCCCTGGCAAGGAGCCTCCCATCGGGGGGGTCGTGGACATGCGGCTGCGAGATGGGGCTGCTCAGACCCCCAATCACCTGGGGGCCACGCTG CCTGTTGGCCAGGTGTCCAGCGGGGAGTACGACCCCCGGAAGCAGCACCCTCCTGCCCAAG GTGCCTCAGGCCGTACGGACCTGTTTGATGACCCGTCCTACGTCAACGTGCAGAACATGGACAAGACGCGCCAAGCGTCGGCCACGGGCACCCCCGCCACAGCCAACGGCAGCGCCCAGAGGGACCTCTTTGACATGA agccctttGAAGACGCCCTGCGTGTCCCCACATCCGTGCCCATGGggctgccccctgcccaggtGGTGGCCTCcatggaggagcagctgagacgGGAGCCCTGGTACCACGGGAAGATGAACCGCAAGGAGGCCGAGAAGCTTCTGAAGGTGAACGGAGATTTCCTGGTGCGGGAGAGCACCACCACCCCGGGCCAGTACGTGCTGACCGGCCTGCAGGGCGGGCAGCCCAAGCACCTCCTGCTCGTCGATCCCGAGGGAGTG GTGCGGACCAAAGACCACCGCTTCGAGAGCGTCAGCCACCTCATCAGCTACCACATGGACAATCACCTGCCCATCATCTCTGCCGGCAGCGAgatgtgcctgcagcagccagtggAGAGGAGACTGTGA
- the SHC1 gene encoding SHC-transforming protein 1 isoform X1 → MDLLQKSKYTHLRNESVSSLEEAVGGPGVSHSPAESPAGTPGSLSNSSSLGPATPLSPESEDSPTTLCSFFPKMANLKLSNPANLLSLRGSSAGSTPGDTGLSAALAPAPGAAAGPDSAGPVAVCPQDMNKLSCGKKTRVEGGQLGGDEWTRHGSFVNKPTRGWLHPDDKVMGPGVSYHVRYMGCVEVLQSMRALDFNTRTQVTREAIGLVCEAVPGAKGAVRRRKPCGRSLNSILGKSNLKFAGMPITLTISTSSLNLMASDCKQIIANHHMQSISFASGGDPDTAEYVAYVAKDPVNQRACHILECPEGLAQDVISTIGQAFELRFKQYLKNPPKLVTPHDRMAGFDGSAWDEEEEEPASDHQYYNDFPGKEPPIGGVVDMRLRDGAAQTPNHLGATLPVGQVSSGEYDPRKQHPPAQGASGRTDLFDDPSYVNVQNMDKTRQASATGTPATANGSAQRDLFDMKPFEDALRVPTSVPMGLPPAQVVASMEEQLRREPWYHGKMNRKEAEKLLKVNGDFLVRESTTTPGQYVLTGLQGGQPKHLLLVDPEGVVRTKDHRFESVSHLISYHMDNHLPIISAGSEMCLQQPVERRL, encoded by the exons ATGGATCTCCTGCAGAAGAGCAAATACACCCACCTGCGGAATGAATCTGTCTCCTCTCTGGAGGAGGCAGTGGGGGGCCCGGGGGTTTCCCACTCCCCAGCGGAGTCCCCTGCAGGCACACCCGGCTCCCTGTCCAACTCCTCCTCCCTCGGCCCCGCCACTCCCCTCTCTCCTGAGTCGGAGGACAGCCCCACCACCCTTTGCTCCTTCTTCCCCAAAATGGCCAACCTGAAGCTCTCAAACCCTGCCAACCTGCTCAGCTTGCGGGGCTCCTCAGCCGGCAGCACCCCAGGGGACACTGGCCTCAGCGCCGCGCTGGCACCGGCACCGGGGGCGGCTGCCGGCCCCGACTCAGCGGGACCTGTCGCTGTCTGTCCCCAGGATATGAACAAGCTGAGCTGCGGGAAGAAGACGCGGGTGGAAGGGGGCCAGTTGGGGGGGGACGAATGGACCCGCCACGGCAGCTTCGTCAATAAACCCACCCGCGGCTGGCTGCACCCTGATGACAAGGTCATGGGCCCCGGGGTCTCCTACCACGTCCGG TACATGGGCTGCGTGGAGGTCCTTCAGTCCATGAGGGCTTTGGATTTCAACACCAGGACGCAGGTCACCAG GGAGGCCATCGGGCTGGTGTGCGAGGCCGTGCCTGGTGCCAAGGGAGCCGTGCGGAGGAGGAAG ccctgtggcCGCTCCCtcaactccatcctgggcaaGAGCAACCTGAAGTTTGCTGGCATGCCCATCACCCTGACCATCTCCACCAGCAGCCTCAACCTCATGGCTTCTGACTGCAAGCAG ATCATTGCCAACCACCACATGCAGTCCATCTCCTTTGCCTCGGGGGGAGACCCG GACACAGCCGAGTACGTCGCCTACGTTGCCAAAGACCCCGTCAACCAGAGAG cctgccacATCCTGGAGTGCCCTGAGGGCCTGGCGCAGGATGTTATCAGCACCATCGGACAGGCCTTTGAGCTGCGCTTCAAGCAGTACCTGAAGAACCCCCCAAAGCTGGTGACACCCCATGACAG GATGGCCGGGTTTGATGGTTCTGCctgggatgaggaagaggaggaaccAGCCTCTGATCACCAGTACTACAACGACTTCCCTGGCAAGGAGCCTCCCATCGGGGGGGTCGTGGACATGCGGCTGCGAGATGGGGCTGCTCAGACCCCCAATCACCTGGGGGCCACGCTG CCTGTTGGCCAGGTGTCCAGCGGGGAGTACGACCCCCGGAAGCAGCACCCTCCTGCCCAAG GTGCCTCAGGCCGTACGGACCTGTTTGATGACCCGTCCTACGTCAACGTGCAGAACATGGACAAGACGCGCCAAGCGTCGGCCACGGGCACCCCCGCCACAGCCAACGGCAGCGCCCAGAGGGACCTCTTTGACATGA agccctttGAAGACGCCCTGCGTGTCCCCACATCCGTGCCCATGGggctgccccctgcccaggtGGTGGCCTCcatggaggagcagctgagacgGGAGCCCTGGTACCACGGGAAGATGAACCGCAAGGAGGCCGAGAAGCTTCTGAAGGTGAACGGAGATTTCCTGGTGCGGGAGAGCACCACCACCCCGGGCCAGTACGTGCTGACCGGCCTGCAGGGCGGGCAGCCCAAGCACCTCCTGCTCGTCGATCCCGAGGGAGTG GTGCGGACCAAAGACCACCGCTTCGAGAGCGTCAGCCACCTCATCAGCTACCACATGGACAATCACCTGCCCATCATCTCTGCCGGCAGCGAgatgtgcctgcagcagccagtggAGAGGAGACTGTGA